The genomic interval GTAAACACTGCGTCGGTATGTAAATCCAGAATATAATTTCGCATTCAAGTTATGACATAAAGTTGCTTGATATCATTGCTTTACATATTCTGATATGTCTTCCATCAAAAGTATAACTATGTAGTTCATTTATTAGATCTGTATGACGcaggtatttttgaaaattactcAGTTCGCATATATGAGTACCTTTacagtttaaaatagaaaaagaaagcGCAGTGTTCTGAACTACCGTCCATTTGCTAACAAAAAACCAGGTTGTCAtatgataacaaaaatatatatttccttttGTTGCTTATTAACTATAAGATGTAAGTACATGGTATCAAAATATtcattgtatacatatttttgataatgGTCCATCAAATATAACGGTATTACATTTTGAGAACATTGTTTTATAGATATTTGTTGATTTAAGAAcctttgttacaaaattataccaCCAATAATATGTTACTAAAGATAATGTGGCTGCTTTATATTTGAAACCCTTGTGACCATATCAGATTGTAATGAAAATAGCTGGTTTTCTGCTCTCCCTCgaggaggaaataaaagtatatatctCTATCGGGTATCTCTGAGTATAGTTCCTATGGTGGCGGTGTTAAAAAGCCACAGGTATAAAAAGAAACGTTTCTCAAGTCGAGTCTAAGTTCTGCACTGACTATGTTGGTTGTTTGTTTGTAGGAAGGTCTCGGGGAAGACAGACCCAGAAAGGTTATCGTGGTACCTTCTCTATATAAAGaacattattattactttattgttattgtaattatCGTCATCATCATTGGAACATGACAAGTATCTCAGACCCCTTTTCTGACATACGATCTACGATTCTACATGTTCATCCTTTATGCAAATATGTACGACGTAAGACAGCTTCCGGTCAGTTCAAGGTTCAGTATAAGGTAGCAGTCGCGTTTGCCAACTTCTGGTTCATACTGTTATTTAAAGTCCCTATGCTTGACTTAGATTGAATATTATTGTTAAAATACACAGTAATATGTGTATGCTAAATCAGTAAGACGCCATACAAGTGACTGGTAAtcataatttgataaaaactttaaGAAACTATTTCTATAAATGTTTATACCCTTGGAGGAAAAGTAAAAGACGTTAGCATTATTACTTACGGTGGCTTATTTCTGCCTTGTTGTGTTGTCGAGGCTAATACACAACATGACAGCATGACAGTGCGACAATACGACAAATAAAGTAAAGTGTCGTTCTGTAGCACTGTTGTGTTGGCGGGGCGAAGACACGACAATACGAGATCTTGACAAATTTTGGGCGAAAGAACGACATTTTAATCGTCAATACGGAAACACAACAAAACTATCTGTCGTATTGGTGGCCTTTATTTGTCGTTTTTTCATTCTATCGTATCGTCCTGTCTTCGCTCCAACAGCTAGACAGTACGACACATTTTATATCGTCGAGTTTTCGAGTAGACATGGACAAGGCAAAAACACATGTCTGTACATTATCACTACACTGTATTTACACGATTTATCGAACATGTACAGCTTTAAACCGTGGTAATCATTGTTGGGCGTGTTTATATTAAAACAAGAACATTGAATATAATACGAAAATCAATCAAAATCTGTATCTGCCAGAGAATGGGTCATGGGTGCCTGATAATCgtactatatattttatttctaaacataTTTAGTGATAAAAGAATTTATGCAATACGGTTATATCATTTTACTGTCTATGTTACATACTAAGGACACAATTTTCAAGTATTGTGATGGATGACCATACGTTAGACTGGCTATATAGACTGCCAAATAtgttttatcctgtcacttgcagtattttcgacccgatatcagggtgccgtatatctttcttgatataccgtcagttgacacgtgaacagtgatatacggtcagttgatcatgtgtccttatgatcgatattgttgtcataagaaattttgcattgaaaccatcaccattgtgttagaaatgtccgaactaagaaaatgagtggtcataTAATGagcttttattcaaaaatgaagaagttattgcgattttgtcggtgattacgtcattatataagtgacgtcattacgaatatatgacgtcattaaaacggttgtcgcacacttatttttgtaaaataaattgccagatatcggaaaatgaagtaatgacaagataaatagaataataggttagtgcctaagatgtagaaagtttatctggctcggctccggacgttatcaggttcgccttcagCTCACCCGATaactcctccacctcgccagataaactttctcatctacggcactaacctattattctctatatatactCTTTCAATAAAGTTATTACAttgtatcatcatcatcatcatcatcatcatcatcatcatcatcaatcatcgtcatcatcatcaatcatcatcagcattatcatcatcatcatcattgttatTAAAAGTCTATttgtcggtagccagactagtcTTACGTAAATTTTAGGAAATAATACAACACTCTATCAACAGTTAATGGGCCCATTTTCATTGACGTTTCCCATTTTAACTGACAATAAATTCTGCTGTTTATGATAAATGGCGCTTGTCACAAATCGTACTTAATTTTCTATATCTGTCAATAGTATTAAATTACTATCGTTTATTAAAAGCGAAATTTAATTTGATAGCATAAATTGATTATGATATCAGACCATCCAAAATTGGATTGTGCATAAAACACGTTAAATGAGACTTGTCATTAACGAATGGCTTCATTATTTCAGTACAGAAACCCACCTCCCGCCGGGATTTCTGTTTAAacaaacatttgagccgcgctatgagaaaaaccagcatagtgtgtttgcgaccagcatggatccagaccagcctgcgcagtctggtcaggatcaatgctgttcgctaatggtttctctaattgcaatagactttgaaagcgaacagcatggatcctgaccagactgcgcaaatgcgcacgctagtctggatccatgctggtcgcaaaggcactatgttgattttctcatggcacggctcattttttacATCACCAGTTGAAATGAACACTCTTTATTGTAAAcagaactcttttttttttttgcatcactTGAGATAGGATATTATCTTTGCAAAATCTATTATGCAGTAGGTCTCTTAATCCGCagtgatttaaaataaaaataaatgttgggTTAATGGacaacttttaaaaagaaaaaaaaagaaaaaaaatcatgcttGTTTCcgtttttcattatttctaaaCTGTTAATTACTTTTTTGGTAAATTGTATGCGGTCTGTGTGATGCTGCTTTTTTGCAAAATAGTAAGAATTTTGCAGGACTGAGGCGGGTTCTCGTCCGATAAACTAATCattattttaaccttttttaaataattttataaaaatcgaAAGTTTAGTGTTACTCCACTAAAtagcaataaaatatttatcatgtcAATAATGGCCATTATAATTTTATAATCTAAAATCTTTAGATACCGTCAAAAATAAACTCTGAATTAATGAGCGCATCTCAAATTTTAtagctttttcatatttttgttggttccaatacaaatatttgttcaatGTTTTAGAGTTTGTTTATCTCCTAAGTTTCACAAATATTTAAGACAACTGGACGTAAAATGAACATGTGGCATTGATTTTTAGAGCTTCGTTATGCATGACGTCACAATAATTAACCTTTGACACGCTATTGTCTTAGATGCGCATCAACGCGAATCAATAGAAACAATTAACTCATCATGCAATCCGAGAATAAATTGGAATTTCTTCGTGAATTATTAAAAAGGATGGGTATGTaggcaaagaaaaataaatagttACTGCCGCTATATCTGAGATTTCTTCAGACGAGGTGACAAATTAAAGGAGTATCATTGAATGCAGTCATCAGTATGTGAAAGAGAAACTAAGACTGGAATGAAAAAAGTTTTGGATGTTTTGAAGCTGAAAATATTACTTTGCATAGAATTTTTTGCGGAATGGAGCGTACGACGCCCAAAAAGTTCATGCGGATTGCTGACACACTGGCAGCCAAAGGCTATCGAGTTGGACATCAACTAGGTGAAGGAACTTATTCAAAAGTCCGAACTGTCGAAAGAGTTGCAGACCGCAAGATGTGTGCTGTAAAAATTATTGATCGACAAAAAGCGAGGAAAGATTATTTGGCAAAATTTTTGCCAAGAGAATTAGAAATTATCAAgagattaaaacataaaaatgtcattcAAACATTTTTGTGTATAGAAACAAAGgagtttatatttcaaataatgcaGTATGCGGAAAAGGGTGATGTTCTTCAGCTGATCCACAGCCATGGATTCATTCACGAGCTAAAAGCGAAAACCATTTTTCACGATGTCGCAAATGGATTGAAATATTTACATAGCTTAAATATTGCTCACAGGGATCTAAAGtgtgaaaacattttaatattcaaaaacAATGTTGCTGCGGTGACTGATTTTGGGTTTGCTCGTGCGTTCGATATAGATTCAAGCGATATGATGTGTCGGACATTTTGCGGAAGTACTGCGTACGCATCACCGGAACTGCTTCGCGGAATTCCATATGATCCAAAAGGGAATGATATCTGGGGAATGGGTGTCATTTTATTTACAATGCTGTGTGGAAGTATGCCTTTTAATGACACAAACGTGACCAGGCTTGTTCAACAGCAGTTGTCACGTGACATAAAATTTCCTCCAAGAGTGAACAGTAGAGTCAGCGAAGTTTGCAAAAAGTTCGTGTTCGACATTCTT from Mercenaria mercenaria strain notata chromosome 2, MADL_Memer_1, whole genome shotgun sequence carries:
- the LOC123563661 gene encoding testis-specific serine/threonine-protein kinase 3-like; the encoded protein is MERTTPKKFMRIADTLAAKGYRVGHQLGEGTYSKVRTVERVADRKMCAVKIIDRQKARKDYLAKFLPRELEIIKRLKHKNVIQTFLCIETKEFIFQIMQYAEKGDVLQLIHSHGFIHELKAKTIFHDVANGLKYLHSLNIAHRDLKCENILIFKNNVAAVTDFGFARAFDIDSSDMMCRTFCGSTAYASPELLRGIPYDPKGNDIWGMGVILFTMLCGSMPFNDTNVTRLVQQQLSRDIKFPPRVNSRVSEVCKKFVFDILDPGITKRPTIDTLISSDWLRDSS